One Saccharomyces mikatae IFO 1815 strain IFO1815 genome assembly, chromosome: 16 genomic region harbors:
- the GPI2 gene encoding phosphatidylinositol N-acetylglucosaminyltransferase (similar to Saccharomyces cerevisiae GPI2 (YPL076W); ancestral locus Anc_8.545): protein MTTRSPWKRLLWLKQEYPDNYTDPSFIDLRARQKIDSTKKSDRKLSEAARSRIRLDFISFYQTVLNTSFIYITFTYVYYYGCNPIPPTIFLSFITLIMSRTKVDPSLSSFMNIKSSLIITFAMLTLSPVLKSLSKTTASDSIWTLSFWLTLWYVFVISSTTSKHKPSNLSTNILVALVAVLSSRLSTTIDVFCFLLISIQLNIILPTYLSVTSKVVPIITNVIVYSFLNVTLGWIYMLMIFFVSVFYITVLPKWFIYWKINYHKRDNDLLSTWDARTPILD from the coding sequence ATGACTACGAGATCTCCTTGGAAGCGTCTACTATGGTTAAAACAGGAGTATCCAGATAACTATACGGATCCAAGTTTCATTGATCTAAGAGCAAGACAAAAGATCGATAGTACCAAGAAGTCTGATAGAAAATTATCAGAAGCCGCACGTTCTCGGATTAGATTGGATTTCATAAGTTTCTACCAAACCGTATTGAACACTTCTTTCATTTACATTACTTTTACATatgtttattattatgGTTGTAATCCTATTCCGCCGACTATTTTCCTTTCATTCATAACATTAATAATGTCAAGGACGAAAGTTGACCCTTCATTATCGTCATTCATGAACATTAAATCTTCATTAATCATCACATTTGCAATGTTAACCCTTTCTCCAGTCCTTAAGTCTCTTTCTAAGACAACTGCATCTGATTCCATATGGACATTGTCCTTTTGGCTAACCCTATGGTACGTTTTTGTGATTTCGTCGACAACCTCCAAGCATAAACCCTCAAACCTTTCCACCAATATACTCGTTGCCCTTGTTGCCGTATTATCATCAAGGCTGTCAACTACAATCGAcgtattttgttttcttttaatttctATTCAATTGAATATCATTCTACCCACTTATTTATCGGTGACAAGTAAGGTAGTACCAATAATTACGAATGTCATTGTATACTCTTTTTTGAACGTGACGCTTGGTTGGATTTACATGttgatgattttctttgtttctgtATTTTATATTACTGTTCTACCCAAGTGGTTTATTTACtggaaaatcaactatcataAACGAGATAACGATTTATTAAGTACGTGGGATGCAAGAACTCCAATTCTAGATTAG
- the RPL21B gene encoding 60S ribosomal protein eL21 (similar to Saccharomyces cerevisiae RPL21A (YBR191W) and RPL21B (YPL079W); ancestral locus Anc_8.553), whose product MGKSHGYRSRTRYMFQRDFRKHGAVHLSTYLKIYKVGDIVDIKANGSIQKGMPHKFYQGKTGVVYNVTKSSVGVIINKMVGNRYLEKRLNLRVEHIKHSKCRQEFLERVKANAAKRAEAKAQGVAVQLKRQPAQPRESRIVSTEGNVPQTLAPVPYETFI is encoded by the coding sequence ACATGGTTACAGATCTCGTACACGTTACATGTTCCAACGTGACTTCAGAAAGCACGGTGCCGTTCATTTGTCCACCTATCTGAAGATCTACAAGGTTGGTGACATTGTCGACATCAAAGCCAATGGTTCTATCCAAAAGGGTATGCCACATAAGTTCTACCAAGGTAAGACTGGTGTTGTCTACAATGTTACTAAGTCTTCTGTTGGtgttatcatcaacaagATGGTCGGTAACAGATATCTAGAAAAAAGATTGAACTTGAGAGTTGAACATATCAAGCACTCCAAGTGTAGAcaagaatttttggaaagagTCAAGGCCAATGCTGCTAAGCGTGCTGAAGCTAAGGCCCAAGGTGTTGCTGTCCAATTGAAGAGACAACCAGCTCAACCAAGAGAGTCCCGTATCGTCTCTACTGAAGGTAACGTTCCTCAAACTTTAGCTCCAGTTCCATACGAAACCTTCATTTAG
- the SMKI16G0990 gene encoding uncharacterized protein (similar to Saccharomyces cerevisiae YBR197C and YPL077C; ancestral locus Anc_8.546): MKDIQKKSSVRRQVTNEDDERYGDDSLHELPRTIPNVNPYNRNRGFRPSYSSQVPSTRSLFNNYYNLSSANTVGNDTIDTDSVSYNGVAKFRRNSVDIPLQTHNRLEVQPIIDRQDYLWRRINALNDVKRQAQATELYDQFPQGFENKLMQLRQAHSKLLQVLRDRNAKIEEEQRREVAVATAAAMMTRTPSPTGKSLGDEATSNNMHSSSAIRNANGPTVDPEEGKYVQELVDTIRELQ; this comes from the coding sequence ATGAAGGatatccaaaaaaaaagctcaGTACGAAGACAAGTCACGAATGAAGACGACGAGCGATATGGTGATGACAGCCTGCATGAACTTCCCAGGACAATACCGAATGTAAATCCTTATAACAGAAATCGAGGGTTCAGACCATCTTATTCTTCTCAAGTTCCTTCGACGAGAAGCTTATTTAACAACTATTATAATCTTTCAAGTGCTAATACAGTGGGAAATGACACAATAGATACTGATAGCGTTAGTTACAACGGCGTTGCAAAATTTCGAAGAAATAGCGTAGATATACCACTACAAACACATAATAGACTGGAAGTACAACCTATAATAGACAGGCAAGACTATTTATGGAGAAGAATAAATGCCCTGAATGACGTGAAAAGACAGGCACAGGCAACGGAGTTGTATGATCAGTTCCCACAAGGGTTCGAGAACAAACTGATGCAGTTAAGACAAGCACACAGTAAACTTCTTCAAGTCTTGAGAGATCGTAATGCTAAGATAGAAGAAGAGCAACGTCGTGAAGTAGCAGTGGCAACTGCTGCTGCAATGATGACTAGAACGCCGTCACCCACTGGAAAATCCTTGGGAGATGAAGCTACCAGCAACAATATGCACAGTAGCAGCGCAATTAGGAATGCAAATGGGCCCACTGTTGATCCTGAAGAGGGAAAGTATGTTCAAGAGCTAGTGGATACAATAAGGGAATTACAATAG
- the ATP4 gene encoding F1F0 ATP synthase subunit 4 (similar to Saccharomyces cerevisiae ATP4 (YPL078C); ancestral locus Anc_8.549) codes for MSMSMGVRGLALRSVSKTLFSQGVRRSSIVIGARYMSSTPEKQTDPKAKASSIINAIPGNSILTKTGVLGTSAAAVIYAISNELYVVNDESILLLTFLGFTGLVAKYLAPAYKDFADARMKKVSDVLNASRNKHVEAVKDRIESVSQLQNVAETTKVLFDVSKETVQLESEAFELRQKVDLAHEAKAVLDSWVRYEASLRQLEQRQLAKSVIAKVQSELGNPKFQEKVLQQSITEIEQLLSKLN; via the coding sequence ATGAGCATGAGTATGGGTGTTCGTGGACTAGCGTTAAGGTCCGTTTCTAAAACACTATTTAGTCAAGGCGTTCGTCGTTCTTCAATTGTAATTGGAGCCCGCTATATGTCTTCCACTCCGGAAAAACAGACTGATCCAAAAGCGAAAGCCAGCTCTATTATCAATGCTATCCCAGGTAACAGTATTTTGACAAAAACCGGAGTTTTAGGGACatctgctgctgctgtcATTTATGCGATTTCCAATGAATTGTATGTCGTCAACGATGAAagtattttattgttaacTTTTTTGGGTTTCACTGGTTTAGTTGCAAAGTACTTGGCCCCAGCTTATAAAGATTTTGCAGATGCaagaatgaagaaagtCTCCGATGTTTTAAACGCCTCAAGAAACAAACATGTCGAGGCCGTTAAGGATAGAATTGAGTCTGTATCTCAATTACAAAATGTTGCTGAGACTACCAAGGTTTTGTTTGATGTTTCCAAGGAAACTGTCCAACTTGAAAGTGAAGCTTTTGAATTGAGACAAAAAGTGGACTTAGCTCATGAAGCTAAAGCAGTCTTGGATTCATGGGTTAGATATGAAGCCTCTTTGCGTCAATTGGAACAAAGGCAACTAGCAAAATCTGTCATTGCTAAAGTTCAGTCGGAATTAGGAAATCCAAAAttccaagaaaaagttttacAACAATCCATAACTGAAATCGAACAATTGCTTTCCAAGTTGAATTAG